The DNA window CTTCCAAGAAACCTTTCGCTAAACTGGAAGGCCAAACTTCCTCTAAAAACGGTTCGCAATGAAGAGACGCACTTCCGTTGAAACTTCCCAAACCCCTAGCCCCCATTCCCGACTTGCAGCCGCCTTAAGCTGCATGGACGTACAACTCGAAGCCGAGCTAGCAAGATACCGACGACAGCGCCACGAGAGCGAAGACAGTACAGCGCCGAAACGCCCAACCCCTAGCGCTTATGTCGGCTCGCGCCGCACGACTTCTTTGGGAACGACGGAAGCGCCCGGATCGATCGCACCCCTCGTGCCGATGAACGAGCCAACGGAAGCGCCCTCCCCCGAACCCTTGTTACCGCCAGCGCAGGGCGAAACGCTACCGCCCCCCTCAGAACCGCCAACCGGAACCGCGCCCTACTTTGCAACGGCTTCTGAGAGCGCATCGGCTCCTAACGACTATCTCGAATCCTCCGAACAACTGCTACGCGGTCTCGATCCCGAACCGATCGTTCCCCCCGCCCCCCCACGTTCGGTTAGAGGCCCCAATCTTGCCGATCGCCTCTTAACCCCCTTGGGAGTCGTCTCGATGCTGCTGCTGTTAATATCCGGAACTCTTCTAGCCGCCGCTCTCATCGATCCCGCCCTCGTGAGTAAAATTACCGGCTCTCGCGCGCAGAAATCCAAGACTACCGTCGCCGAAAATCCATCCCCCGCCGCCGTTCCTGCGGCTCCTACTAACAGCCAATCGCCCAAACTGGAGACCGACGAGTTCGTACAGTTAAACCTGGATAATTTAAGTACGGTGGAAGGCAGTCCCAAACCCGCAATTCCTCCTACGCCCGCCAGTTCGCCCGTCGCCGTTCCTCCGCTTCCGCCCGCCGCCGTAGCGCCCGCCGACAATTCTTCCAATCTCACCCGCGCGCTCATTCCCCCCGTTAACCCTTCGCCCGTGGCTTCGCCCTCCCCTGCGACTTCCCCATCGAGTAATGTAGAGACGGCTCCCGCTCCCAAACAGGGCGATCGCTTCTACTACGTTATTAGCAACTATGCAGGCGAAGCTTCCTTGCAACAAGCAAAAGGGACTGTTCCCGATGCTTATCTGCGTCAGTTTGGCGGCAGCACGCAAATTCAAATGGGAGCATTTCTGCGACAATCAGAAGCAGAAGGTCTTGCCAAGCAACTGCAAGCCCAAGGGTATTCAGCTTCGGTTTATCATCGATAGGTCAAACCAAGATGGGATTATTCGATCGCACCTTGCAAAACCGGCGAGCCAATGCTAGTCGCTCGAGCGCCGCGAACTCCGATCCCGAAGGGGAGTTGGGAGAAACGCTAAGGGCAATGCAAGAAGAATTGCTCCTGTTGCGACAGGCGGTTGCCAGCGCGATCGCTTTGCAAAAACGCACCGAGCGCCAGAAGTTGCAAGAAGAAGCCGTCGCTGAGGGCTTGCAGCGTCGGGCGAAAGAAGCTTTAAGCCGAGGCGATGAAATTTCAGCCCGAGCCGCCCTGACTCAGCGCCAACCTCATCTTAAAAATGCTCGCACTTTGCAAGCGCAAATCGAGCGGGACAGCGAGACAATCCTGCAAATGCGGGCTAACTTGCGCCACCTCGAACAGAAGCTGAGCGAAGCGCTAACGAAACAGCAAATGTATGTGGCAAGGGCGCGATCGGCAGAAGCCACGCGCCGCCTCTACGAACTCTAATACCTTCCCTCCGGACGTTGTTAGTACCCTGAAGCTTTCCTTCCTGACTATGACTGCCGCGCTGCCCCAATCCATTCACCTGGCCAATTCCGAGGCAACCCTAGAACTCGGGCGCAAATTAGCCCAAACCTTGCCCCCCAATAGCGTTATTCTCCTCGAAGGCGATTTAGGCGCGGGAAAAACGACCTTTGTACGAGGACTTGCGATCGGATTGGGCATTAACGAACCCATTCTCAGTCCGACTTTTACGCTCATTAACGAGTACGTTGAAGGACGTTTGCCGCTCTATCATTTTGATTTATATCGTTTAGAATCAACAGAAACCGCCGAACTTTTCCCCGAAACTTATTGGGAAGGAATTGAAGTCGATCCCGGCATTACGGCGATTGAATGGGCGCAGCGTTTGCCCTACAAACCGCCAAGCTATCTCAACTTACAACTCGAGCATACCCCCACTGGAGAGCGCCAAGCAACTTTAATGTTTATCGGGTTAGACAATATTGCTTTTGCAATGAGTAATGAGTGACCCTGCTTTGAGGAAAGTTTTTTTAACGACTAAAGAGTAGGGACATTTCCTGGGAAAGTCCCTACATTTCACAAGCTGCGAACTCAAACAAAGAGGACAGGCTAAGTCAGAATTTTTGTCGATCGAAAAGATTAATTCTTGTCATACCAATTCCCATAGGTTTTGCACTATTCCCCAGAGCGAGGGCATAACAGTGTTATGCCCCTACAGACAAAATTTAGTGCATTGAAAATGAGAATTGGTATCAGCCTTCTAAAATCGAGAAATCGAGCAACTCTAATCGATATAACCGATCAGCGTATCGATATCTTCAATATCGTTAGAAGCGACGGGACGATTCCCCATAACGCTGTACTCTTCGTGAACCACAAGATGTCCTTTGGTAACGGGGCGATTTCCCGAAATCGCTAAACTGTTCGTCACTTCTAAGCCGCTCGAAAAAACCGGGCGGTTTCCAGCAATAGAACCGACAATCTCATGATGGCTGGGTTCGATAGGGCGATTGTTGGGCAATGATAAAGGTTGGTACACTTCAACGTCAGAATTTTTAGAAGCTCGGACTAATCCACCTTTGTCGTTTGTCTTTTCCATGTTTTGCTCCTTAACTTTTGATGTTTGTGCTAACTTTTCTTTAGCAGTTTTGTTATTAACTTTTTCAGACTTCGCGCTCGACGCGGGAGCCGTTCTGGCTTTTGGCGCTGCTTTAGCTAGTTTAGCTTTTTCTGCGGCTTCTTTGGCTTTTTTTGCCTCCGCTTCCGCTACTCTGGCGCGTTTTGCTTCTTGTGCTTTTTTCGCTTCCGCTTCCGCTGCTTTAGCTAGTTTAGCTTTTTCTGCGGCTTCTTTGGCTCTTTTAGCTTCGGCTTCCGCCGCTTTCGCCAGCTTCGCTTTTTCTGCCACTTCTTCGGCTTTTTCAGTCTCAACTTTTGCCGCTTGGACTAATTCTTCTTTTGCTGCTTCTTCGGCTTTTTCTGCTTTCTGTTCTGCGGTTTTTGCGAGCTTCGCTTTTTCCGCTGCTTCTGCTGCTTTTTCTGCCGTGACTTGCGCCGCTGCTTCCGCTGTTTCTACTTTTTTAGGTTCGTTTTGAGTTTTCTCGGTTTCAGTTTCTACACTCATTGGACTTTCCTCAGTATTGCTTTTTTTTAGGGGAGTAACTGGAGTAGTTTTGCGTCTTCTTGCGTTTCTGCTGGCGTTTCTGCGGGCGGTCGTCACGATAATTTAGCGGTTCTCTAAGGCGAACAGTTCAAAGTTGTTGGACTCAAAAGGCTTCGAGGGTACAGGCCGATCGGAGTTTAGAACGAGGTATATTAATAAAGTACACCTATCTTCATCAAGAGTCTATCAAAATTTATCAATTGATAAATAAGTGTTACGAAAAGGACAGGTTTCGACTTCCTAAATTCGTTAAAATAGAGTACAGGCGTATGGATTATGCTGTTGTCCGCTCAATCGTACTCTTTCTTAGCTCATGGTCTCTCCCTTCGATTTGCAAGCCCCTTTTGAACCCACGGGGGATCAACCCCGCGCGATCGCGCAATTAACCGAATCCCTGCGTTCTGGACACCCGATGCAAACCCTATTAGGGGCGACGGGGACGGGAAAAACTTACACCATCGCGCGAACGATTGCCAATGTCGGTCGTCCTGCCCTCGTTCTCGCTCATAATAAAACGCTTGCCGCGCAATTGTGCAACGAACTGCGCCAATTTTTCCCCAATAACGCAGTCGAATATTTTATCAGTTATTACGATTACTACCAACCGGAAGCTTATCTTCCCGTCACCGATACTTATATCGAGAAAACGGCTTCGATTAATGAAGAAATTGATATGCTGCGGCATTCAGCAACGCGATCGCTGTTTGAACGGCGCGATGTCATTGTTGTTGCTTCGATTAGCTGCATTTATGGGTTAGGAATGCCCGCCGAGTATCTCAAAGCCGCGATTCCATTGCGGGTGGGTGAAGAACTCGATCAGCGTCAATTATTGCGCGATTTAGTGGCAGTGCAATATGCGCGCAACGATGCCGATCTCAAACGCGGGAACTTTCGCTTAAAAGGCGATGTTTTAGAAATTGTTCCCGCTTACGAAGATCGCGTCATTCGTCTGGAATTTTTCGGTGATGAAATTGATGCGATTCGTTACCTCGATCCAGTGACGGGAGAAATTCTTCACAGTCTTTCTGCCGTTAATTTATACCCCGCGCGCCACTTCGTTACCCCCGACGATCGCCTCGAAGCTGCCTGCCAAGATATTGAAGCAGAATTAGAAGCGCGCTTGGTAGAATTGGAAGCAGAAAATAAACTCCTCGAAGCGCAACGACTAAGACAGCGTACCCGCTACGATTTAGAATTGCTTCGGGAGGTGGGTTATTGTAATGGCGTAGAAAACTATTCGCGGCATTTAGCAGGGCGTAAAGCAGGAGAACCGCCCGAATGTTTGATCGATTATTTCCCTAAAGATTGGCTGCTTGTCGTCGATGAATCTCACGTTACCGTGCCGCAAATTCGCGGGATGTATAACGGCGATCAAGCGCGAAAAAAGGTGTTAATCGAGCATGGGTTTCGCTTGCCCAGTGCGGCAGATAATCGTCCTTTAAAATCGGAAGAATTTTGGGATAAAGTTGGACAGTGCATTTTTGTGTCTGCTACACCTGGGAATTGGGAAATAGAACAATCCGAGGGAAGAGTTGCCGAACAAGTAATTCGTCCGACGGGCGTACTAGACCCGGAAATTTTTGTGCGCCCGACGAGCGGACAAGTTGACGACTTGTTGAGCGAGATTAAAGAACGAGTTATGCGCCAGGAACGGGTACTAATTACCACGCTGACGAAGCGGATGGCGGAAGATTTAACCGAATATTTACAAGAGCGAGCCGTTCGGGTGCGATACTTGCATTCAGAGATTCAATCGATCGAACGGATTGAAATTATCCAGGGGTTAAGAAATGGCGAGTTTGATGTTTTGATTGGGGTGAACTTGTTGCGGGAGGGATTGGACTTGCCCGAAGTCTCTTTAGTGGCGATTATGGATGCGGATAAGGAAGGGTTTTTGCGGGCGGAACGCTCCTTAATTCAAACGATTGGACGGGCGGCGCGTAACGTGCGAGGACAGGCGATTTTATATGCGGATAACCTCACCGATAGCATGGTGAAGGCGATGGAAGAAACGGAACGCCGCCGGGGAATTCAAGAGGCGTATAATAAGATGCACAATATTACGCCAAAGTCAATTGTGACGCGATCGAGCAATTCAATTTTGGCATTTTTAGATATTTCCCGTCGCTTGAACTCCCAACAATTGGAAGATGCTTATACCCACGCCGACGAACTTTCTCTCGATGAGATTCCCGATTTAATTCAACAGTTGGAAGCGCAGATGAAAGACGCGGCGAAGAACTTGGAGTTTGAGGAAGCGGCGAAATATCGCGATCGCATCAAGAGTTTGCGCGATCGCTTATTGGGGCATTGAATGCCGCACAATTCAACGGATAATTAGGGTCGCTTGAGTAGAGGGATAAGACCCAACATTCAGGGATATTGGTTGGGTCGCGCTGTGCTTGACCCAACCGACTGCTATATCAACCCCGCTTTATTCCGTTTTCGGCTTATCGACAGCCGGTTTTTTCCAGAACTGAGCTTGCCGAAGTACCCCATCTCCCAATCGGGGCTATTATACTCACTGTTGCAATCTGGTTTAACCCTTGACTATTTCGCGCGAAGAACGAATCGAATCTGTAAAAGTTGGTGTTATCGGCGGTTTGGCATTTTGCATCGCTTATGGTTTGACAGTAGCAGTCCATACGCTCGAACTTCCAGTTTTAGCAGCCTTTCAGGGCAATAATACCGTTGAAACTGCCTTGTGCTGGGGGGCAGCGTGGGCAAGCGGATTTTTATTTGGCGTAACCTATCGCTACATCGTCCGCGATGAAGATAACCCGCACCTCAAATCCGGGGCAGTAGCGGCTTTCGCGATCGTGCGGGGTGTTGCACCAATCGAGCTAGAACGCGATTTAAGCGAGCATTTTCTCGTTTGGATCATTTTTGGGGGAGAGAGCCTGTTTTGTTGCTTGTGCGCGTTTTTTGCGATCGATCTGGCGTTGCGGAAGGGGTGGGTGCAGCGGATTGGGCGAGGCTGAGGGGAATGATGCCAGAGCGTAATTACGAATGATTGGGTTACTCTACAGGCAGACTAATCCTGTAATAAATTGATGTAGCATCGCCTTGGATAAAGATTCAATCGTACCGCCTTCTTCTTCCAGGTGTCCGCCGATCGCCAACATCGCCAAACCGTGCAATAATGCCCATAATGCTCGCGCCATCGGCTCCGGATTGCCCGCTCGAAAGATACCCGCAATTTGTCCGCGCGCGATCGCATCGGCAAAGGGTAAATACGTCTGTTTCGCCACCGCAACCATTGCTGCATCTGCTTTTTCCGGATTTGCCCCATGCGCCCCAAACATAATCCGATAGCGCGCTGGATGTTTCAGGGCATAACTCACATAGGTTAAACCACCTTTTTCCAATTGCTCTAAGGGAGTGCTTGCCGACAAAATCGCTGTTTCAATCTCCTGTTTGAAGCGCTGAAACCCTTCTCTAGCGACAGCCGCAAGTAACGCCTCCTTATCGGCAAAATGGCGATAGGGGGCGGTATGCGATACCCCCACTCGTCGCGCAATCTCTCGCAACGACACTTCGCTGGCATCTTTTTCCGCCACTAAATCTAAAGCGGCATCAATTAAGGCTTGGAGTAAATCACCGT is part of the Oscillatoria sp. FACHB-1406 genome and encodes:
- the uvrB gene encoding excinuclease ABC subunit UvrB; the encoded protein is MVSPFDLQAPFEPTGDQPRAIAQLTESLRSGHPMQTLLGATGTGKTYTIARTIANVGRPALVLAHNKTLAAQLCNELRQFFPNNAVEYFISYYDYYQPEAYLPVTDTYIEKTASINEEIDMLRHSATRSLFERRDVIVVASISCIYGLGMPAEYLKAAIPLRVGEELDQRQLLRDLVAVQYARNDADLKRGNFRLKGDVLEIVPAYEDRVIRLEFFGDEIDAIRYLDPVTGEILHSLSAVNLYPARHFVTPDDRLEAACQDIEAELEARLVELEAENKLLEAQRLRQRTRYDLELLREVGYCNGVENYSRHLAGRKAGEPPECLIDYFPKDWLLVVDESHVTVPQIRGMYNGDQARKKVLIEHGFRLPSAADNRPLKSEEFWDKVGQCIFVSATPGNWEIEQSEGRVAEQVIRPTGVLDPEIFVRPTSGQVDDLLSEIKERVMRQERVLITTLTKRMAEDLTEYLQERAVRVRYLHSEIQSIERIEIIQGLRNGEFDVLIGVNLLREGLDLPEVSLVAIMDADKEGFLRAERSLIQTIGRAARNVRGQAILYADNLTDSMVKAMEETERRRGIQEAYNKMHNITPKSIVTRSSNSILAFLDISRRLNSQQLEDAYTHADELSLDEIPDLIQQLEAQMKDAAKNLEFEEAAKYRDRIKSLRDRLLGH
- a CDS encoding TetR/AcrR family transcriptional regulator; translated protein: MTQQKKSYHHGDLLQALIDAALDLVAEKDASEVSLREIARRVGVSHTAPYRHFADKEALLAAVAREGFQRFKQEIETAILSASTPLEQLEKGGLTYVSYALKHPARYRIMFGAHGANPEKADAAMVAVAKQTYLPFADAIARGQIAGIFRAGNPEPMARALWALLHGLAMLAIGGHLEEEGGTIESLSKAMLHQFITGLVCL
- a CDS encoding PspA/IM30 family protein — translated: MGLFDRTLQNRRANASRSSAANSDPEGELGETLRAMQEELLLLRQAVASAIALQKRTERQKLQEEAVAEGLQRRAKEALSRGDEISARAALTQRQPHLKNARTLQAQIERDSETILQMRANLRHLEQKLSEALTKQQMYVARARSAEATRRLYEL
- the tsaE gene encoding tRNA (adenosine(37)-N6)-threonylcarbamoyltransferase complex ATPase subunit type 1 TsaE: MTAALPQSIHLANSEATLELGRKLAQTLPPNSVILLEGDLGAGKTTFVRGLAIGLGINEPILSPTFTLINEYVEGRLPLYHFDLYRLESTETAELFPETYWEGIEVDPGITAIEWAQRLPYKPPSYLNLQLEHTPTGERQATLMFIGLDNIAFAMSNE